The genomic region AAGCTATGTCGTAATTTCGAATGTTATTAAGAATGATTGTAGAAAAATTTTTGAGTATTTCATCTCCAACGTTATGACCATACATGTCGTTGATTTTTTTAAAATAATCCAAATCAATCAGGGCGATACTTAGAGGTGTTTTTTTCCTAGACATCCTATTTAATTCTTTCGTTAAAGCTTGAATCCCCGTCATACGATTGGCCAAACCAGTCAAAAAATCTGTGGATGCCATGAGGGCCAAAGCTTCTTGAGCGTTATGCAGATCACGAATAAAGAAACGAGAAATGTACCATATTGAAGCCATAATCAAAGCAATGACGCCCAAACCTGAAATTACCATGAAAATCTTCGCTTTATTAATTTCAGTCATGAAGTCGCTAGCTTGCAAAGTAACAGATATACCACCTCTTATATCTCCAACCTTATACCCTTGTTGGGCGTGACATATCATGCAAGATTCATCGACAACTAAATGAGAAATATATCGGAAATAGTCCTTGTCATCTCGCTTTTCAAATGTGCTAGATTCACTAACACCTTTTTCAAATTGCATTAACGCGTATTTTTCAAATTCATCAGGTTTATTATGTGGATTAATTGGGTTAAGACTGGTCATTTTATATCGTACTTTATCTGTTCTAAATGGAGATTCTGAAAGCTCTTTGGTGACTAAAGAAGGATTTTTGAGAACAAACTCTTTATTGTCACAAATAATTTTTGATTTTATACCATCTATTTTTTCAAGATAAGGGTTATTTCCTGTTGTTTTATCCAGAGGTACATAGACACCTCCATGCTGTGCAATCCACTTCCGAACTATAACGATTTCTGAAAAAAAAGTTTTTGCTTCATTATACAAATTTATTTTATACGCTTTAGATATATTATACTGAAATGCAAAAAAAATACTAGAAATGACTAGAGATATAATAATTGAAATTATCCCTAAATACTTTCTAACACTGTTTTTTGCAGTTTCAATGCGATCAATATGACCAACTAAACTAGGCTTATACTGAAGCATATCGCCTCTATAGATATAGTATTTTTAAAATTACAAGATGCTTATGACAAAACATTCAGACGCTTTTTGAAGTTTTAGTCCTGCTCAACGACAGAGAACTCGGAAAACGACAGAGATCGTGTGAAAGGTTGGTCAGGATTCTTAGAACCCTGTGAATCCGGCCAGACATTTTGAACGGCCATGAGTCAAGCAGACCTAAAATTTGATAACCCTCGAAGTTTACCGTATTTTGCTACTCATAGCTTTTTTGCTACCTGGCCCAGCGTCTTCTTGAGTTCTGCTATCTGTACAGGCTTGGCGATGTAGTCGTTCATGCCAGCTTCAAGGAATCTCTCACGGTCCCCAGTCATGGCGTATGCTGTCATGGCGATGATAAAAATGTCTTTCTTCTTTCCTAGTACTGAGGACTGGCGGATTTTTTTGGTCGCCTCCACTCCATTCATCACCGGCATCTGTACGTCCATCAGGATCACGTCGAAGTCCTGAGCAGTGAGAAGCTCCAAGGCCTGCTGCCCGTTTTCGGCTAGAGCCACATTATGTCCAATCTTTTCGAGCAGCTTTGTCAGGGCATATGAGTTTGACGGCTCGTCTTCTACAAGCAGTATTCGCAACACCTGCTCGGCTGGATCCGGTTGTACTGAAATTTGACCAAGATGAAAATCTCTGCCTTCGGGTAATTTGAAGGGCAAGAGTATGTTCACGTTGGTTCCTGATCCTAGATTACTTTCCACTGAAATTTTTCCATTCAACAGATCCACGAGGCGCTTGACGATGGCCAGACCCAAGCCAGCGCCCTGGAAGTCGCGGGTGAAGGAATTATTTACTTGGGCAAAGGGCATGAATAATCCATCCAGCTTGTCATCTGGGATGCCGATTCCGGTATCGGACACCGAAAAGAGTACCCGGATGACACCATCCCTATCTGTGCTGACGGGAGTTACTTCCAGAGAGACATGCCCCTTCACTGTAAACTTGAAGGCATTGCCCACCAGGTTGAAAAGAATCTGCCGGACTCGTGCATCGTCACCAATAAGTCTCGGTGGGATTTTCGGATCAATGACACACTGCAGAGGAACACCCTTCTCACTGACGGTGACATGGAATAACTCGGATACGGAGTCCACCAGTTCGTGGAGCACGAATTCCGTCTCGCAAATTGTCATCTTTCCGGCTTCGACCCTGGAAAGGTCCAAGATATCTGATAGCAATCTGGTCAAGCGGTTGGCTGACTTGATGGCTAGGAGGACGAATTGCTTCTGTTCTTCATCCAGAGAGGTGATCTCCAGGAGCTGCATCATGCCTAAGATACCGTTAAGCGGAGTGCGGATTTCATGGCTCATATTGGCTAGGAATTCTGATTTAGCCTTGTTGGCAGCTTCAGCCCTCTCTTTAGCTTCAAGCAGGGATGATTCCATGCGTTTGAGATCTGTTATGTCAGTTGCCAAGGTGGCCACTCCAAGACATGATTTTGCGTCGCGGTCGTACACCGGGAATTTTTTAGTCAAAAAAGTTCGCTCGGTTCCATCTTTCATAAACGAGGATTCTACCACGGTTGCCACCTGTCCGGCAGGTAACTCCAGGGCTGTCCGATCATTGTTCATGTATGCGGCAATCTGCTCTTCGGTGGCAATATCCTTGAAAAGATCATTGTCAGTTTTGCCAATTACATCAGCAAGGCTCTTCCTGCCCGTCAGATTAAGATATGCTTGGTTCACCGCAAGATAGCGCAATTCTGGGTCCTTAAAGACCGCGATGCTGTCAACGTTTTCGATGAGTTGAGACATCCGTTGCAACTCTTGCTCAGCCTGTTTGCGGGCCGTAATGTCGCGAACGGCAGAAAAGGCATACTCTTGGTCTCCAATCTGGATGGGAACGGTGATGATTTCTACAGGGATTTCTGTTCCGTCTTTGTGTAAGTCTATGCCTTCGAAGTGTGAGCGCTTCAACTCTGAAAGAATGGCCGTTCCCGGAATTTTCCGAACTGACGGAGCCTGAATGTCAACTACTGATAGTTGCAGAAGTTCATCCTTCTCATAGCCCAGAAGGCGGCATGCAGCTAAGTTCGCATCTAAAAGCTTGTCGTCCATGCGCCAGATGAAGAGCGGATCGGGCGATTTCTCGAAAAGGACGCGGAAGCGTTCTTCGCTGTTCTTCAGGGCCTGCTCAACGTGCTTGCGTCCAGTTATGTCTTGGTTGACGCCGATGGTTTTGATGCGTTTTCCGGACTTGTCTTTGATCATCATGTATCGGACGATGATATTTCGAATATCTCCGTTTCTAGTGACCATGCGGTGCTCAAGCTGAGCGAAACAGTCATCGTATTCGCCGGCCAACACCTTGCCTATCCCTGTTGCGACGAGCTCTGTCTCTTCCGGATGAATGAAATTTTGCGCGTATTCTTCAGCCTTCATGAAAAGACCGCCTTCCTGCTCGGCTGTCGTCCCGTAAAGCGAATAGAACTGCTCGTTGAAAGCGAATGTCATGGTATCAAGGTTTAACTCCCAGCTTCCCATGTTGGCCATGTCCAAGGCCAAAACAAGATTGGAGCGACTTTCC from Desulfomicrobium apsheronum harbors:
- a CDS encoding diguanylate cyclase, with the protein product MLQYKPSLVGHIDRIETAKNSVRKYLGIISIIISLVISSIFFAFQYNISKAYKINLYNEAKTFFSEIVIVRKWIAQHGGVYVPLDKTTGNNPYLEKIDGIKSKIICDNKEFVLKNPSLVTKELSESPFRTDKVRYKMTSLNPINPHNKPDEFEKYALMQFEKGVSESSTFEKRDDKDYFRYISHLVVDESCMICHAQQGYKVGDIRGGISVTLQASDFMTEINKAKIFMVISGLGVIALIMASIWYISRFFIRDLHNAQEALALMASTDFLTGLANRMTGIQALTKELNRMSRKKTPLSIALIDLDYFKKINDMYGHNVGDEILKNFSTIILNNIRNYDIACRYGGEEFLLIMPQTSIEDAVLILNRILEHLKLKPILTSKGNVQTSMSAGVVMAQEAENVDALVDRADSLLYRAKGDGRSRVYGDI
- a CDS encoding ABC transporter substrate binding protein, whose product is MTTHRSKVLVFALFAMFFSTHAAASAPTPKKVLLLTSYHQGDHWNDSVVLGVREALAPLESVYLSIENLDMRRYFDPDHARLTAEYIFAKYEAKPQDLVLVADDPALNFLLSVREKLFSNTPVVFCGINNFSPSRIQGQSNITGINETLSLDTTLELALKLFPHTTRIMAVVSDTEANGRINLEQFRAAAARMRGRVQFGELLNMTDKDAPDILSSLPKNSLVLRLINLLKPEGGYLSIQDSMRIISAHTSVPVFTPWSFDLGDGALGGYVASGQDQGRAAGHVAVRILEGQKADQIPVVMDSPNAYMFDYNMMQRFGIKESALPQGSIILNRQVSMWEQYWGWLLGIVVIGGLQTVFILVLFRLWKRSGMDRDALQKSESILRALKNNIPDLVWLKDEHGAYLSCNPMFEKFFGAKEREIIGRRDHDFVDTEQADNFLDHDRRALQTGRPVVYDESFIIADTGQKFFFETVKTPMYDEMGNVLGVLGIARDITARKQAEEDLIRSSFALEESRSNLVLALDMANMGSWELNLDTMTFAFNEQFYSLYGTTAEQEGGLFMKAEEYAQNFIHPEETELVATGIGKVLAGEYDDCFAQLEHRMVTRNGDIRNIIVRYMMIKDKSGKRIKTIGVNQDITGRKHVEQALKNSEERFRVLFEKSPDPLFIWRMDDKLLDANLAACRLLGYEKDELLQLSVVDIQAPSVRKIPGTAILSELKRSHFEGIDLHKDGTEIPVEIITVPIQIGDQEYAFSAVRDITARKQAEQELQRMSQLIENVDSIAVFKDPELRYLAVNQAYLNLTGRKSLADVIGKTDNDLFKDIATEEQIAAYMNNDRTALELPAGQVATVVESSFMKDGTERTFLTKKFPVYDRDAKSCLGVATLATDITDLKRMESSLLEAKERAEAANKAKSEFLANMSHEIRTPLNGILGMMQLLEITSLDEEQKQFVLLAIKSANRLTRLLSDILDLSRVEAGKMTICETEFVLHELVDSVSELFHVTVSEKGVPLQCVIDPKIPPRLIGDDARVRQILFNLVGNAFKFTVKGHVSLEVTPVSTDRDGVIRVLFSVSDTGIGIPDDKLDGLFMPFAQVNNSFTRDFQGAGLGLAIVKRLVDLLNGKISVESNLGSGTNVNILLPFKLPEGRDFHLGQISVQPDPAEQVLRILLVEDEPSNSYALTKLLEKIGHNVALAENGQQALELLTAQDFDVILMDVQMPVMNGVEATKKIRQSSVLGKKKDIFIIAMTAYAMTGDRERFLEAGMNDYIAKPVQIAELKKTLGQVAKKL